The genomic DNA TTTTTGGGGAAGATACACTAATGAAAAAGCATCTATTATTGTAATGCAGACTTTGCTGTCTCTGCAATCTTGCTGAATCCTTCAGGGTCATTTACGGCTATATGCGCAAGCATTTTTCTGTTTATGTCAATGTTAGATTTCTTCAGTCCGCAAATCAACCTTCCGTAAGTCAAACCATTTTGTCTGGCAGCTGCATTTATCCGAATAATCCAGAGGCTTCTAAAATCTCGTTTTTTCCTTCTTCTGTCACGATAAGAAAATTGTAAACTTCTTATTAACTGCTCAGCGGCAACTGAATAGGCCGTGCTTTTCGTATTCCAATAACCCTTTGTTTGTTTTAATATCTTTTTCCTTCTCCGTCTTGTCTTGAAACCACCTTTCGCTCTTGGCATATTTCATTCTCCATTAACTATAGGGCAGCTGCATCTTAATCTTTTTGGCATCACTTTTCGCTACAGTAGTGCTTTTCCTGAGATTTCTTTTCACTTTTCGAGTCTTCGAGCTTAGCAAATGGCTTTTATATGCCTTGCCTCTCTTTATCTTACCTGTAGCAGTAACCTTAAATCTCTTTGCTGCCGATTTATTTGTCTTTATCTTTGGCATTATTAAATTTCTCCAATAGAAAGTTGCTTTTTTATGTATTTTACTGAAAAAGTCAAGCACTAAATCATTGCTTCTTTTTTCCTTTGCCTGCTGGTGCCAATATCATTATTATGTGCCTTCCTTCTAATTTTGGAGGCTGGTCAATTTCAGCATACTCCTTCAAATCCTCTGCAATACGGTTAAGCATTTCAATGCCTCTATCAACCAACGTCATTTCTCTGCCATAGAGCACTAATCTTACCTTCGCTTTGTTGCCTTCCTTCAGGAATCGTTCGAGATGTTTCTCTTTGAAATCAATATCATGCTTTTCCGTGCTTAACTTGAATTTAATCTCCTTGACATGGATGATCTTTTGTTTCTTTTTTGCTTCTTGCTGTTTCTTCTTCTGTTGAAAAGCGTGTTTACCATAATCTATGATTTTGCATACCGGAGGATTTGATTTTGCCGCAACTTCAACAAGGTCGAGACCTTCCTCTTCTGCCATTCTCAGCGCTTCGTCCGTAGGAAGTATCCCAATTTGCTCTCCACTCGATGAAATCACCCTTACCTCTTTTGCTGTTATTTCATCATTTATTCTAACATGGTCCCGACTTTTTCCTCTCTTGAACCTTTTTATAACTTTCACCTCCCTTTTATTCCGGTTTTAGCTTTTTTTCTTCAATATCTTCCTTTATTCTTTTCAAAAACTCCTCAATTGAAATAGTCCCGGGATTAATACCTCCTCTCAACCTTAGGGAAAGATTTCTCTCTTCCATTTCTTTCTTTCCCAAAATAAGCATATAAGGAACCTTCGAAAGTTGAGCTTCTCTGATTTTAAACGAAATTTTCTCATTTCTTAAATCTGTTTTACATCTTATCTCATTTTCTTTGAGAATTGATTCAATTTCCTTTGCATAATCATTTACAGCTTCCGTAATTGTCATAATCACAACCTGAACTGGCGAAAGCCATGTGGGAAACGCTCCTGCAAAGTGCTCAATAAGCACCCCCATAAACCTTTCCATTGCCCCTAAAATTACCCTATGGAGCATTGCCGGCCTTTTGTGAGAGCCATCGCTTGCCACATATGTGAGATCGAATCTTTCAGGCAAAGTAAAATCGCATTGTATCGTCGCGCACTGCCATGACCTTCCAAGGGCATCTTTCAACTTAATATCAATTTTAGGTCCGTAAAAAGCGCCGTCTCCCTCATTTATGTCATATCTCAAATTTCTCGACTTCAAAGCCCCTTCCAATGCATTCGTTGCTTTTTCCCATGCTTCATCTGAACCAATTGATTTTTCAGGCCTTGTACTAAGTTCTATATCGTATTCAAATCCAAATATTCCCATAACATAATTAACAAAGTCAATTATAGAGAGAATCTCATCCTGAAGCTGTTCAGGCATACAAAGAATGTGCGCATCGTCCTGAGTAAATCCTCTCACTCTCATAAGCCCGTGCAGGACGCCGGAGCGTTCGTGTCTATGGACTGTACCTAATTCAAACAACCTCAGTGGAAGGTCTCTATAGCTTCTAAGCTTGGATTTGTAAACGAGCATATGAGATATGCAGTTCATAGGTTTTATGCCATATTCTTGTTCATCAACTTTCGTAAAATACATCATATCTCTGTAATTGTCGAAATGACCAG from Candidatus Schekmanbacteria bacterium includes the following:
- a CDS encoding 50S ribosomal protein L20, coding for MPRAKGGFKTRRRRKKILKQTKGYWNTKSTAYSVAAEQLIRSLQFSYRDRRRKKRDFRSLWIIRINAAARQNGLTYGRLICGLKKSNIDINRKMLAHIAVNDPEGFSKIAETAKSALQ
- the thrS gene encoding threonine--tRNA ligase codes for the protein MSEIEISFIDGGRVKVPLGKTVEEILSEAKSPSRKNAVACKIDGILRDLSFAPQEDCTIEIVEADSEEGIEILRHSTSHIMAQAVTELFPGTKVAIGPAIENGFYYDFDRDESFTPEDLNKIEERMKKIVSSNTPFSRKVVNRKEAIDFFRKKGETYKVELLEDMEDETVTMYEQGSFVDLCRGPHIPNTSKVKFFKLLNTAGAYWRGDEKNKMLQRIYGTVFPTKEALKKYLSFLEEAKKRDHRKLGKELDLFTINDEVGAGLVIYLPNGALLRTILEDFEKKEHLKRGYDIVIGPQILKMDVWKKSGHFDNYRDMMYFTKVDEQEYGIKPMNCISHMLVYKSKLRSYRDLPLRLFELGTVHRHERSGVLHGLMRVRGFTQDDAHILCMPEQLQDEILSIIDFVNYVMGIFGFEYDIELSTRPEKSIGSDEAWEKATNALEGALKSRNLRYDINEGDGAFYGPKIDIKLKDALGRSWQCATIQCDFTLPERFDLTYVASDGSHKRPAMLHRVILGAMERFMGVLIEHFAGAFPTWLSPVQVVIMTITEAVNDYAKEIESILKENEIRCKTDLRNEKISFKIREAQLSKVPYMLILGKKEMEERNLSLRLRGGINPGTISIEEFLKRIKEDIEEKKLKPE
- a CDS encoding 50S ribosomal protein L35, with protein sequence MPKIKTNKSAAKRFKVTATGKIKRGKAYKSHLLSSKTRKVKRNLRKSTTVAKSDAKKIKMQLPYS
- a CDS encoding translation initiation factor IF-3, with amino-acid sequence MKVIKRFKRGKSRDHVRINDEITAKEVRVISSSGEQIGILPTDEALRMAEEEGLDLVEVAAKSNPPVCKIIDYGKHAFQQKKKQQEAKKKQKIIHVKEIKFKLSTEKHDIDFKEKHLERFLKEGNKAKVRLVLYGREMTLVDRGIEMLNRIAEDLKEYAEIDQPPKLEGRHIIMILAPAGKGKKKQ